In Planctomycetaceae bacterium, the following are encoded in one genomic region:
- a CDS encoding PQQ-binding-like beta-propeller repeat protein has protein sequence MRSTGTITTWLVPALVAAGGIAGVTAWLQWQPSIMVSPRVAGTDRPPQAAAATSQSFQGKLIAVQGATADESLTGAWPCFRGADRDNVNREDNIFLAKKWPPAGPAPLWNIEAGEGYAGPAVLNGRVYLTDYDQVRRADAVRCLSLGDGKELWRYTYPVPVKRFHGMSRTTPAVTDKFVVSIGPKCHVTCLDAKSGELLWKIDLVAEYGSVVPPWYAGQCPLIDNGLTILAPGGPDVLMMAVDCATGAVKWKAPNPQGWKMTHSSVTPLEVGGRRMYLYCADKGIAGLWADDGTIAFTSTEWRIKIANIPTPVDVGEGKIFLAGGYNAGCMMMQIEEKDGRVIARKLWAKPAEVFGATQQTPVFYEGYIYAIRPDGELACIDKSGNLLWNSGPANRFGLGPLLISQGLIYALDDDGTLTMARATPSGYEQLARAKVLSGHDCWGPLALAGGRLIARDLTRIVCLSVAE, from the coding sequence ATGCGCAGCACGGGCACGATAACAACCTGGCTGGTTCCGGCGCTGGTGGCCGCCGGCGGCATCGCGGGCGTCACGGCGTGGCTGCAGTGGCAGCCGTCGATCATGGTTTCGCCGCGCGTCGCCGGAACCGACCGACCGCCACAGGCCGCCGCGGCGACAAGCCAGAGCTTCCAGGGAAAGCTCATCGCCGTTCAGGGCGCCACGGCGGATGAATCACTCACTGGCGCCTGGCCGTGCTTTCGCGGAGCTGACCGCGACAACGTCAATCGCGAGGATAACATCTTCCTGGCCAAGAAGTGGCCGCCCGCCGGGCCCGCGCCGCTGTGGAATATCGAGGCCGGCGAAGGCTACGCCGGACCGGCCGTCCTCAACGGCCGCGTGTACCTCACCGACTACGACCAGGTCCGCCGAGCCGACGCGGTGCGATGCCTCTCGCTGGGCGATGGCAAGGAGCTCTGGCGCTACACCTACCCCGTGCCGGTCAAACGCTTCCATGGCATGAGCCGCACGACCCCGGCCGTCACCGACAAGTTCGTCGTCTCGATCGGCCCCAAGTGCCACGTGACCTGCCTGGACGCCAAGAGCGGCGAGCTGCTCTGGAAGATCGACCTCGTCGCCGAGTACGGCAGCGTCGTTCCGCCCTGGTACGCCGGGCAGTGCCCGCTGATCGATAACGGCCTGACCATCCTTGCACCCGGCGGACCGGATGTCTTAATGATGGCCGTCGACTGCGCGACCGGGGCCGTCAAGTGGAAGGCCCCCAATCCGCAGGGCTGGAAGATGACGCACTCCTCAGTCACCCCGCTGGAAGTGGGCGGACGGCGGATGTACCTCTACTGTGCCGACAAGGGCATCGCCGGCCTCTGGGCTGACGACGGGACCATCGCCTTTACCAGCACCGAGTGGCGCATTAAGATCGCCAACATCCCCACCCCGGTGGACGTCGGCGAGGGCAAGATCTTCCTGGCCGGCGGGTACAACGCCGGATGCATGATGATGCAGATCGAAGAGAAGGACGGCCGCGTCATCGCGAGGAAGCTCTGGGCCAAGCCAGCCGAGGTCTTCGGCGCCACGCAGCAGACGCCGGTCTTCTACGAGGGCTACATCTACGCCATCCGCCCCGACGGGGAACTGGCGTGCATCGACAAGAGTGGAAACCTCCTCTGGAACTCCGGCCCGGCCAATCGCTTCGGCCTGGGCCCGCTGCTGATTTCACAGGGGCTGATCTATGCCTTGGATGATGATGGAACCCTCACGATGGCCCGGGCTACGCCCTCGGGCTACGAGCAGCTTGCCCGCGCAAAGGTGCTCAGCGGCCACGACTGCTGGGGTCCGCTGGCGCTGGCGGGCGGGCGATTGATCGCCCGCGACCTGACCCGCATCGTGTGCCTGAGCGTGGCTGAGTAG
- a CDS encoding FtsX-like permease family protein has protein sequence MTKTRFIICSLRHYRWTSGAVALATAVASAVLVGALLVGDSVRGTLRTRALERLGGVQAAVDSPQRMFTTTLDDRMNAAGDMHAAAWVQARGSATAREAKARANNVQVLGVDIRTWRQCNAPADRFADGAIVNVTLAQQLGIAAGDRVVLRIARPSVLGADAPLADTGSNVAALAVEVAAVAPDTPWGNFSLRANPTPPQNIFVSREMLARQLERPDRANLIVSDAPRDAVQRALDKAYSLEDAGLKIVAVPGGKEVELRSEAVFLSQPEVQAAIGNSPAATGVLTYFVNELRVGDKATPYSMVSGIGAPSSTGVSPANDDQIVINGWLAEDLAAKAGDTLTLKYYVMGETGRLSETSRTFTIAAVVPIEGLAADATLMPDFPGLADAENCRDWKAGSYINLNKIRPKDEQYWKQYRGTPKAFVTLAAAQSMWANRYGNLTAVRFTGTGVPSSTGVSPVSRMGVPPMHKKQDRDHGRDARATAAPLPKYLGIVAQDVREQALAAAKGANDFSGLFIGLSFFVIASALLLTALVFSLGVTQRSEQIGILKATGFTAGAIRRLLMAEGLLLAMTGGSLGVILGIGYAWLILRGLSTIWSAAVAGAQVDLHVMPVSLAAGAALAAVAAIIAMYATLRRLSGRPVQQLLSGHRAAPRRRRWSLPHRAGSAFSVQRLTVRYLLGRCGRNIATVALLACAVFLIAVVSVFRQDGQPSDSRSSGTGGYALIGESAVPIPSAKAALPADEVEQHTSIVPLRLHDGDDATCLNLNAPQRPRILGVDTAALESTHRFRFASTDGRWMMLDADIAADTVPAVADQNTITYALHSAVGQTIAITDDRGKPLKIRLVGSLRNSILQGSLIISEKHFVRHFSSESGYRSFLIDTPAADRAAVESKLSEAYQDYGLELRPTDELLARLNSVQNTYLAIFQALGGLGLVLGGVGLGLVLMRNVLERRSELAILRAVGFTRGRIVAMVLTEHLALLAMGLVIGLAAAAMVVIPQSRFMDPHVPVALLSAVLGGVVLVGAASTLLAARLALRGRLIDALREE, from the coding sequence GTGACCAAGACCAGATTCATAATCTGCAGCCTGCGACATTACCGCTGGACCAGCGGCGCAGTGGCACTCGCCACGGCCGTGGCGTCGGCGGTGCTTGTTGGCGCATTGCTCGTCGGCGACAGCGTGCGCGGCACGCTGCGCACTCGTGCCCTGGAGCGCCTGGGCGGCGTGCAGGCGGCGGTGGACAGTCCGCAGAGGATGTTCACTACGACACTGGACGATCGCATGAATGCCGCCGGCGACATGCATGCGGCGGCGTGGGTACAGGCACGTGGCTCTGCAACCGCCCGCGAAGCCAAGGCCCGAGCCAACAACGTCCAGGTGCTGGGCGTGGACATCCGGACCTGGCGCCAGTGCAACGCCCCGGCCGATCGCTTTGCCGACGGCGCCATCGTCAATGTCACTCTGGCGCAGCAGTTGGGCATCGCCGCCGGCGACCGCGTCGTGCTGCGGATCGCCCGACCGTCGGTTCTGGGCGCCGATGCACCATTGGCCGACACAGGGTCTAACGTCGCGGCGCTGGCTGTAGAGGTGGCCGCCGTGGCGCCAGACACCCCCTGGGGCAATTTCAGCCTGCGGGCAAACCCGACTCCGCCGCAAAACATCTTCGTCTCGCGCGAGATGCTGGCCCGCCAACTCGAGCGGCCGGACCGGGCGAATCTGATTGTGTCCGACGCACCGCGAGATGCGGTCCAACGCGCGTTGGACAAGGCCTACAGCCTGGAGGATGCGGGCCTGAAGATCGTCGCTGTCCCCGGCGGCAAGGAGGTGGAGCTGCGCAGTGAGGCGGTCTTTCTCTCGCAGCCGGAGGTGCAAGCGGCGATTGGCAACTCGCCCGCGGCTACGGGGGTGCTGACATATTTCGTCAACGAATTGCGCGTGGGCGACAAGGCGACGCCATATTCCATGGTCAGCGGCATCGGCGCCCCCAGTAGCACGGGCGTCTCGCCCGCAAACGATGACCAGATCGTCATCAACGGCTGGCTGGCGGAGGATCTGGCGGCCAAGGCTGGCGACACGCTGACGCTCAAGTACTACGTGATGGGCGAGACCGGGCGGCTGAGCGAAACCAGCCGCACGTTCACGATCGCGGCCGTCGTGCCGATCGAAGGCCTGGCCGCCGATGCGACGCTCATGCCGGACTTCCCCGGCCTGGCCGATGCGGAAAACTGCCGCGACTGGAAAGCCGGGTCCTACATCAATCTGAACAAGATCCGCCCCAAGGACGAGCAGTACTGGAAGCAGTACCGTGGCACCCCTAAGGCCTTCGTCACCCTCGCCGCCGCCCAAAGCATGTGGGCCAACCGCTACGGCAACTTGACTGCCGTACGTTTCACTGGCACGGGCGTCCCCAGTAGCACGGGCGTCTCGCCCGTGAGTCGCATGGGCGTCCCGCCCATGCATAAAAAGCAAGACAGGGACCACGGGCGAGACGCCCGTGCTACGGCCGCGCCGCTGCCGAAGTATCTGGGCATCGTTGCCCAGGACGTGCGGGAGCAGGCATTAGCTGCGGCCAAAGGCGCGAACGATTTCTCCGGCCTGTTCATCGGCTTGAGCTTTTTCGTCATCGCCTCAGCGCTGCTGCTGACGGCACTGGTCTTCTCGCTGGGCGTCACTCAGCGCAGCGAGCAGATCGGAATCCTGAAGGCCACGGGATTCACGGCCGGAGCCATCCGGCGGCTGCTGATGGCCGAAGGCCTGCTGCTGGCGATGACCGGCGGCTCGCTGGGCGTTATTCTCGGGATCGGCTATGCATGGCTGATCCTGCGCGGGTTGTCGACGATCTGGTCAGCCGCCGTGGCCGGAGCACAGGTTGACCTGCATGTGATGCCCGTGTCGCTAGCGGCAGGCGCGGCGTTGGCCGCCGTCGCGGCGATCATCGCGATGTACGCCACCCTCCGTCGCCTGAGCGGGCGCCCGGTCCAGCAGTTGCTCAGCGGCCATCGCGCCGCGCCTCGCAGGCGGCGATGGTCGCTCCCCCATCGCGCGGGCAGCGCGTTTTCGGTGCAGCGGTTGACCGTGCGATATCTTCTGGGCCGCTGCGGTCGCAACATCGCTACCGTCGCCCTGCTGGCCTGCGCGGTCTTTCTTATCGCCGTGGTCAGCGTGTTTCGCCAGGACGGCCAGCCCTCCGACAGCCGCAGTTCCGGCACCGGCGGCTACGCCCTGATCGGCGAATCGGCAGTTCCGATCCCATCCGCCAAAGCGGCGTTGCCCGCCGACGAGGTTGAGCAGCACACTTCTATCGTCCCGTTGAGGCTTCACGATGGCGACGATGCAACATGCTTGAACCTCAACGCCCCGCAGCGTCCCCGCATTCTGGGCGTGGACACAGCCGCATTGGAAAGCACCCACCGGTTCCGCTTCGCCTCGACGGATGGACGGTGGATGATGCTCGATGCCGATATCGCCGCCGACACCGTTCCCGCTGTTGCGGATCAGAACACGATCACGTACGCGCTGCACTCAGCCGTCGGGCAGACGATCGCGATCACCGACGACCGGGGCAAACCTCTGAAGATCCGTCTCGTCGGTTCACTGCGGAATTCCATCCTGCAGGGCTCGCTGATCATTTCTGAGAAGCACTTCGTGCGGCACTTTTCCTCCGAAAGCGGATATCGATCCTTCCTGATCGATACGCCAGCCGCCGATCGCGCCGCGGTAGAATCCAAGCTGTCTGAGGCCTATCAAGACTACGGTCTGGAATTGCGACCGACGGATGAGTTGCTCGCCCGGCTCAACTCGGTGCAGAACACGTACCTGGCGATCTTCCAGGCGCTGGGCGGGCTGGGGCTGGTGCTGGGCGGTGTCGGCCTGGGGCTGGTTCTGATGCGAAACGTGCTCGAGCGCCGCAGCGAGTTGGCGATCCTCCGCGCGGTCGGCTTCACCCGCGGGCGCATCGTCGCGATGGTGCTGACCGAGCACCTGGCACTGCTGGCGATGGGACTGGTGATCGGCCTGGCGGCGGCTGCGATGGTCGTGATCCCCCAGTCCCGCTTCATGGATCCGCATGTGCCCGTCGCCCTGCTGTCAGCGGTATTGGGCGGGGTCGTTCTCGTCGGCGCAGCCTCGACCCTGCTGGCGGCGAGACTGGCGCTGCGCGGGCGGCTCATTGACGCGCTGAGAGAGGAATGA
- a CDS encoding ABC transporter ATP-binding protein has translation MSQTIAVELRGVHKSYPAPAGEGITDVLAGVDLQVAAGQSLGIVGPSGSGKSTLLNLIGALDRPTAGTVLLEGRDLAGLNDRQLSSLRNRRIGMIFQLHHLLPQCTAMENVLVPVLAGGKVDKAAADRAGALLERVGLGDHADHRPGQLSGGQRQRVAVARALINDPAILLADEPTGSLDRAGAESVADLLTELARDGGLTLVLATHWTELAARMQSVMTLKGGRLS, from the coding sequence ATGAGCCAGACCATTGCCGTGGAACTGCGCGGCGTACACAAGAGCTACCCGGCCCCCGCCGGCGAGGGAATCACGGACGTGCTCGCCGGCGTAGACCTGCAAGTAGCCGCCGGGCAGTCACTGGGAATCGTCGGGCCCAGCGGCAGCGGAAAGAGCACGCTGCTGAATCTCATCGGCGCCCTCGACCGCCCCACGGCCGGAACCGTGCTGCTGGAAGGGCGGGACCTCGCCGGCCTGAACGACCGCCAGCTTTCATCCCTGCGGAATCGTCGCATCGGGATGATCTTCCAGCTCCATCACCTACTGCCTCAGTGTACGGCGATGGAGAACGTGCTCGTGCCTGTGCTGGCTGGCGGAAAGGTCGACAAGGCCGCTGCCGACCGCGCGGGGGCGCTGCTCGAACGCGTTGGCCTGGGCGACCATGCCGACCATCGCCCGGGGCAGCTTTCCGGCGGGCAGCGCCAGCGTGTGGCCGTCGCGCGGGCGCTGATCAACGACCCGGCGATCCTGCTGGCCGACGAACCCACCGGCTCGCTCGACCGCGCCGGCGCTGAGTCGGTAGCCGATCTGCTGACCGAACTGGCTCGTGACGGCGGGCTCACGCTCGTGCTGGCAACGCACTGGACGGAACTGGCCGCCCGCATGCAGAGCGTAATGACCCTCAAGGGCGGAAGACTCTCCTGA
- a CDS encoding glycosyltransferase family 4 protein, protein MKIAYITAGAGENYRCDNCLRDAALLRALSQAGHQVLAVPLYLPAYVEQPGQAVVAPMFFGGINVYLQQKLALFRRTPRWIDRLFDSPTLLRWLSRRSSMTRPADLANTLLSMLAGRDGRQAKELQRLMDFLSLQRHDVVVLSNALLSGLACPIARELRLPVVCLLQDEDGFVEGLGESYSAEAWSELARCCRDVRAFIAPSHAYAETMAGRLNLPPDAVHVVDLGAQGDELPLAAAAMSNIFQAAAMEAAT, encoded by the coding sequence ATGAAAATCGCGTACATCACCGCCGGTGCGGGCGAGAACTACCGCTGCGACAACTGCCTTCGCGACGCCGCGCTGCTGCGGGCCCTGTCGCAGGCGGGGCATCAGGTGCTGGCCGTGCCACTGTACCTGCCGGCGTATGTCGAGCAACCCGGCCAAGCCGTCGTCGCGCCGATGTTCTTCGGCGGCATCAATGTCTATCTGCAGCAGAAGCTCGCCCTGTTTCGCCGCACGCCGCGCTGGATCGATCGCCTCTTCGACTCCCCCACCCTGCTGCGGTGGCTCTCGCGGCGCAGTTCGATGACCCGCCCCGCCGATTTGGCCAACACGCTGCTGTCGATGCTCGCCGGCCGCGACGGGCGACAAGCCAAAGAGCTTCAGCGACTCATGGACTTCCTGAGCCTCCAGCGGCACGACGTGGTCGTGCTGTCCAACGCCCTGCTGTCGGGACTGGCCTGCCCCATCGCCCGCGAGCTGCGCCTGCCGGTGGTGTGCCTGCTGCAGGATGAGGATGGCTTTGTCGAGGGCTTGGGCGAGTCCTACTCGGCAGAGGCCTGGAGTGAACTGGCCCGCTGCTGCAGGGATGTTCGCGCCTTCATCGCCCCCTCCCACGCGTACGCCGAAACGATGGCCGGCCGACTAAACCTTCCCCCTGATGCCGTGCATGTGGTCGATCTGGGCGCCCAAGGGGATGAACTGCCCCTGGCGGCCGCGGCGATGTCCAACATCTTCCAGGCCGCAGCCATGGAGGCAGCCACATGA
- a CDS encoding PQQ-binding-like beta-propeller repeat protein → MNRPLGISALTLTALAFMSLAAARQPASAPATGTASQPSWPSWRGNSAQQGVAAGTLADKLALRWKFKTGDKVQSSPVIGGGRVFVGSDDGSLYALNLASGEKLWTFKTGKEIKAPPTLLGQTVIVGSNDGNLYCLAVADGKKLWSFETQGQIWGAATVFTDKTGKTCVVVGSYDYKIYCLDAGSGKKLWSVDTENYVNGSAVIDRGRVVIGSCDGVVRVIDGQSGKVLKSYDIKPHLPEGATTAIPGSLAVADNRVYLGLFDNAVLCMDLTDGGKVWLYRHDDASFMGAPAVGDRHVILGSKANRVYCLERATGRRVWGFVAKNSVDASPVICGDKVLVASADGRLYLLRLADGKRVWSFDAGQPLLSSPAVAGGMVVVGCNDGVIYAFGTAR, encoded by the coding sequence ATGAATCGGCCCTTGGGAATCTCTGCACTTACGCTGACAGCGCTGGCGTTTATGTCGCTGGCAGCGGCACGGCAACCTGCCTCGGCGCCGGCGACGGGTACCGCGTCGCAGCCATCGTGGCCATCCTGGCGGGGCAATAGCGCCCAGCAGGGCGTGGCGGCGGGGACGCTGGCGGACAAGCTCGCGCTGCGGTGGAAGTTCAAGACGGGCGACAAGGTGCAATCCTCACCTGTCATCGGCGGCGGGCGGGTGTTCGTTGGCAGCGACGATGGCAGCCTCTACGCGCTCAACCTGGCCTCGGGCGAGAAACTCTGGACGTTCAAGACCGGCAAAGAGATCAAGGCCCCGCCGACGCTGCTGGGCCAGACCGTGATTGTCGGCTCCAACGATGGAAACCTCTACTGCCTGGCGGTCGCGGACGGCAAGAAGCTCTGGAGCTTTGAAACGCAGGGGCAGATCTGGGGGGCGGCCACGGTTTTCACCGACAAGACCGGCAAGACCTGCGTGGTCGTCGGTAGCTATGACTACAAGATCTACTGCCTCGACGCCGGCAGCGGCAAGAAGCTCTGGAGCGTCGACACTGAGAACTACGTCAACGGTTCGGCCGTAATCGACCGCGGCAGGGTCGTCATCGGCAGTTGTGACGGCGTGGTGCGCGTGATCGACGGCCAGTCGGGAAAGGTGCTCAAGAGCTACGACATCAAGCCCCATCTGCCAGAGGGCGCCACGACGGCCATCCCCGGCTCGCTCGCCGTCGCCGACAACAGGGTCTATCTCGGTCTCTTCGACAACGCGGTCTTGTGCATGGACCTGACCGACGGCGGCAAGGTTTGGTTGTATCGTCACGACGACGCCTCGTTCATGGGCGCCCCGGCCGTGGGCGATCGGCACGTGATCCTGGGCAGCAAGGCCAACCGCGTGTACTGCCTCGAACGCGCAACGGGGCGGCGCGTCTGGGGATTCGTGGCCAAGAACTCCGTCGATGCCTCCCCGGTCATCTGCGGCGACAAGGTCCTCGTCGCCTCGGCCGACGGGCGGCTGTACCTGCTGCGCCTGGCCGACGGCAAACGCGTGTGGTCGTTCGACGCCGGTCAACCGCTGCTGTCTTCGCCCGCGGTGGCGGGCGGAATGGTCGTCGTTGGCTGCAATGACGGCGTTATCTATGCCTTCGGGACTGCCAGATGA
- a CDS encoding prenyltransferase/squalene oxidase repeat-containing protein — protein sequence MSQCAAQIDAALANVRRRLMDELDKGDHWSGRLSSSALSTATAAMALAMHGDDVQPSLAWLIANQNADGGWGDTDRSASNLATTLLVLSAFAAAKHDSDSDGLDRAREYVSSQTGSLDARSIAAAVTAAYGDDRTFATPILAACAMSGLLDHGLVTSVTQDSLWSCIPPLPFELAILPHRLLRWLRLPMVSYALPALIAIGAAVHHHRRPRSLLRPLRDAVLGAALRKLARIQPESGGFLEAAPLTSFVTAALISSGFGDHATVAAGVGFLKSTMRSDGSWPIDTNLATWVTTLAVNAMPSGLDDSQRASLRAWILSCQHKQVHPYTGAEAGGWAWTNLSGGVPDADDTAGAMLALHALGSDDAAAGRSAVAGALWLMGLQNRDGGIPTFCRGWGRLPFDRSCADLTAHALRAWNAWKPHMDLELQEQIDAATKKAWRFLARAQQHHGSFLPLWFGNENAPAQANPTYGTSRVLLALATCPTPRDDLLPRAANWLISAQGDNGGWGGAPGMAASIEETALAVEALATAGAVLPPAQSQAARQAVAAGVRFLLAATDAGTRFEHAPIGLYFASLWYYEDLYAPIFTAAALASTKILGR from the coding sequence ATGAGCCAATGCGCCGCCCAGATCGATGCCGCCCTCGCCAACGTGCGTCGTCGCCTGATGGATGAACTGGACAAAGGCGATCACTGGAGTGGCCGGCTTTCCAGCAGCGCCCTCTCCACCGCCACGGCCGCGATGGCGCTGGCGATGCACGGCGACGACGTACAGCCGTCGCTGGCGTGGCTGATCGCCAACCAGAACGCCGACGGCGGCTGGGGCGACACCGACCGCAGCGCCTCGAACCTCGCGACGACGCTGCTGGTGTTATCGGCCTTCGCCGCCGCGAAACACGACAGCGACAGCGATGGCCTCGATCGCGCCAGAGAGTACGTCTCTTCCCAAACCGGCTCGTTGGACGCCAGGTCCATCGCCGCCGCCGTTACCGCCGCCTACGGCGATGATCGAACCTTCGCCACGCCCATCCTCGCCGCCTGCGCCATGAGCGGACTGCTTGATCACGGCCTGGTCACTTCAGTGACCCAGGACTCTTTGTGGAGTTGCATCCCGCCGCTACCCTTCGAACTGGCCATCCTCCCCCACCGCCTGCTGCGATGGCTCCGCCTGCCAATGGTCAGCTACGCCCTGCCGGCGCTGATCGCCATTGGCGCCGCCGTCCACCATCACCGCCGCCCTCGCTCGCTGCTGCGTCCTCTTCGCGACGCCGTGCTGGGCGCCGCGCTGCGAAAGCTCGCCCGCATCCAGCCTGAGTCAGGCGGTTTTCTTGAGGCCGCCCCACTGACAAGTTTCGTCACGGCCGCTCTTATCAGTTCCGGCTTTGGCGATCACGCCACCGTGGCCGCCGGTGTGGGCTTTCTCAAGAGCACGATGCGCAGCGACGGGTCCTGGCCGATCGACACCAACCTCGCCACGTGGGTCACCACGCTGGCGGTAAACGCCATGCCGTCAGGCCTTGACGACTCACAGCGAGCCTCGCTTCGCGCGTGGATCCTGTCGTGCCAGCACAAGCAGGTGCATCCATATACCGGCGCCGAGGCCGGCGGGTGGGCATGGACCAACCTCTCCGGCGGCGTGCCGGACGCCGACGACACAGCCGGAGCCATGCTCGCCCTGCATGCGCTGGGATCCGACGACGCCGCGGCCGGCCGCTCTGCCGTGGCCGGGGCGCTGTGGCTGATGGGCCTGCAGAATCGCGACGGCGGGATACCGACCTTCTGCCGCGGCTGGGGGCGCCTGCCCTTCGACCGAAGCTGCGCCGACCTGACCGCGCACGCCCTGCGTGCCTGGAACGCGTGGAAACCCCACATGGATCTCGAACTGCAAGAGCAGATTGACGCGGCAACGAAAAAGGCCTGGAGGTTTCTCGCACGCGCGCAACAGCACCACGGCTCATTCCTGCCACTGTGGTTCGGCAACGAGAACGCGCCCGCCCAGGCCAATCCCACTTACGGCACCAGCCGCGTGCTGCTGGCGCTGGCGACCTGCCCAACTCCCCGGGATGACCTGCTCCCCCGCGCGGCGAACTGGCTCATCAGCGCGCAGGGCGACAATGGCGGATGGGGCGGCGCGCCGGGGATGGCTGCGTCAATCGAAGAGACCGCCCTGGCGGTCGAGGCGCTCGCTACGGCAGGGGCGGTCCTGCCGCCGGCGCAGTCCCAGGCCGCCCGCCAGGCGGTCGCCGCCGGCGTGCGATTCCTCCTGGCCGCCACCGACGCCGGCACCCGATTCGAGCACGCCCCCATCGGCCTCTACTTCGCCAGCCTGTGGTACTACGAAGACCTCTACGCCCCGATCTTCACCGCCGCCGCGCTGGCCTCAACCAAGATCCTGGGCCGTTGA
- a CDS encoding prenyltransferase/squalene oxidase repeat-containing protein encodes MTIRDELQAALRRGCTALDSSGMEAVKRFLPLFSTVDGGFGGSNSAGQTSSDLYYTMFGYQCLEALDLHLYFGLHSPGGHRLCLEEYCKTNLDLTHLACLARCWISLAAMEHSQMPPGLADDILKRIESYRSADGGYAQTPASREGSAYDAFLAMGAYQDLRRPLPQSDQLAQALEQLATAEGGFTNSSLIPIANVPATAAAMIVLRHLGRPAERRHVEWLIRQCRIEGDFGHRGFVAWEGAPQPDLLSTAVALHALKSANASLADVRQVCREFVYIACRHESGAFRSTWGDDAMVDVEYLYYGLLACGCLAR; translated from the coding sequence ATGACCATTCGCGATGAACTCCAAGCCGCCCTGCGCCGCGGCTGCACCGCCCTGGACAGCAGCGGCATGGAGGCCGTCAAGAGGTTCCTCCCGCTGTTCAGCACCGTCGACGGCGGCTTCGGCGGCTCCAACAGCGCCGGGCAAACCAGTTCCGATCTCTACTACACGATGTTCGGATACCAGTGCCTCGAAGCGCTGGACCTGCACCTGTACTTCGGGTTGCACAGCCCCGGCGGCCACCGGCTATGCCTGGAGGAATACTGCAAGACCAACCTGGACCTGACCCACCTGGCGTGCCTGGCTCGCTGCTGGATTTCGCTGGCGGCGATGGAACACTCACAGATGCCGCCGGGACTGGCCGACGATATCCTCAAACGCATCGAGTCATACCGCAGCGCCGACGGTGGATACGCCCAAACCCCCGCCAGCCGCGAGGGCAGCGCCTATGACGCGTTTCTCGCGATGGGAGCTTACCAGGACCTGCGCCGGCCGTTGCCTCAGAGCGATCAACTCGCACAAGCCCTGGAACAACTGGCGACGGCCGAAGGCGGGTTCACCAACTCCTCTTTGATTCCCATCGCCAACGTTCCCGCCACGGCCGCGGCGATGATCGTGCTGCGACACCTGGGCCGCCCCGCCGAGAGACGGCATGTGGAGTGGCTGATCCGTCAGTGCCGCATCGAGGGAGACTTCGGTCACAGAGGCTTCGTCGCATGGGAAGGGGCGCCGCAGCCCGATCTGCTCTCGACGGCGGTCGCCTTGCATGCGTTGAAGTCGGCCAACGCTTCGTTGGCAGACGTGCGCCAAGTCTGCCGCGAATTCGTTTACATTGCCTGCCGGCACGAGAGCGGGGCCTTTCGCTCAACATGGGGCGACGACGCGATGGTCGACGTCGAGTACCTCTATTACGGGCTGCTGGCCTGCGGCTGTCTGGCAAGGTAA